The Strigops habroptila isolate Jane chromosome 8, bStrHab1.2.pri, whole genome shotgun sequence genome includes a window with the following:
- the HES1 gene encoding transcription factor HES-1 isoform X1, with protein sequence MPADLMEKSSASPVAATPASVNATPDKPKTAAEHRKVRAAGPGCAEPGSAARSSAGRSPPPLLQSSKPIMEKRRRARINESLGQLKTLILDALKKDSSRHSKLEKADILEMTVKHLRSLQRAQMTAALSTDPTVLGKYRAGFSECMNEVTRFLSTCEGVNTEVRTRLLGHLASCMTQINAMNYPAPPPPPPPPLPPAAAFGPPLVPPGSAAGPLPGMPCKPGADTAKVYSGFQMLPASDGQFTFLIPSTAFAPGGAVLPLYGGPPSAATAASPPGPPPGTADSVWRPW encoded by the exons ATGCCGGCCGACCTGATGGAGAAGAGCAGCGCCTCGCCGGTGGCCGCCACCCCTGCAAGCGTCAACGCGACCCCCGACAAGCCGAAGACGGCGGCGGAGCACCGGAAGGTAAGGGCGGCCGGGCCGGGTTGCGCCGAGCCGGGCAGCGCCGCACGGAGCAGCGCCGGGCGCTCACCGCCGCCTCTCTTGCAGTCCTCCAAGCCCATCATGGAGAAGCGGCGGCGGGCGCGCATCAACGAGAGCCTGGGGCAGCTGAAGACGCTCATCCTGGATGCGCTGAAGAAGGAT AGCTCGCGGCACTCCAAGCTGGAGAAGGCCGACATCCTGGAGATGACAGTCAAGCACCTGCGGAGCCTCCAGCGAGCCCAAATGACTG ctgctctgagcacagACCCCACGGTGCTGGGCAAGTACCGTGCCGGCTTCAGCGAGTGCATGAACGAGGTGACACGGTTCCTCTCCACCTGTGAGGGTGTCAACACCGAGGTGCGCACCCGGCTCCTGGGCCACCTGGCCAGCTGCATGACCCAGATCAACGCTATGAACTACCCTGcacccccaccaccaccaccaccaccgctGCCACCAGCCGCAGCCTTTGGGCCACCCTTGGTGCCGCCGGGCAGCGCTGCAGGGCCACTCCCGGGCATGCCCTGCAAGCCAGGTGCTGACACGGCCAAGGTGTACAGTGGCTTCCAGATGCTGCCGGCCTCCGACGGGCAATTCACCTTCCTCATCCCCAGCACCGCCTTTGCTCCCGGCGGAGCTGTGCTGCCCCTGTATGGTGGCCCACCCTCGGCTGCCACCGCTGCCTCACCGCCCGGCCCGCCACCCGGCACAGCTGACTCGGTCTGGAGACCCTGGTGA
- the HES1 gene encoding transcription factor HES-1 isoform X2 codes for MPADLMEKSSASPVAATPASVNATPDKPKTAAEHRKSSKPIMEKRRRARINESLGQLKTLILDALKKDSSRHSKLEKADILEMTVKHLRSLQRAQMTAALSTDPTVLGKYRAGFSECMNEVTRFLSTCEGVNTEVRTRLLGHLASCMTQINAMNYPAPPPPPPPPLPPAAAFGPPLVPPGSAAGPLPGMPCKPGADTAKVYSGFQMLPASDGQFTFLIPSTAFAPGGAVLPLYGGPPSAATAASPPGPPPGTADSVWRPW; via the exons ATGCCGGCCGACCTGATGGAGAAGAGCAGCGCCTCGCCGGTGGCCGCCACCCCTGCAAGCGTCAACGCGACCCCCGACAAGCCGAAGACGGCGGCGGAGCACCGGAAG TCCTCCAAGCCCATCATGGAGAAGCGGCGGCGGGCGCGCATCAACGAGAGCCTGGGGCAGCTGAAGACGCTCATCCTGGATGCGCTGAAGAAGGAT AGCTCGCGGCACTCCAAGCTGGAGAAGGCCGACATCCTGGAGATGACAGTCAAGCACCTGCGGAGCCTCCAGCGAGCCCAAATGACTG ctgctctgagcacagACCCCACGGTGCTGGGCAAGTACCGTGCCGGCTTCAGCGAGTGCATGAACGAGGTGACACGGTTCCTCTCCACCTGTGAGGGTGTCAACACCGAGGTGCGCACCCGGCTCCTGGGCCACCTGGCCAGCTGCATGACCCAGATCAACGCTATGAACTACCCTGcacccccaccaccaccaccaccaccgctGCCACCAGCCGCAGCCTTTGGGCCACCCTTGGTGCCGCCGGGCAGCGCTGCAGGGCCACTCCCGGGCATGCCCTGCAAGCCAGGTGCTGACACGGCCAAGGTGTACAGTGGCTTCCAGATGCTGCCGGCCTCCGACGGGCAATTCACCTTCCTCATCCCCAGCACCGCCTTTGCTCCCGGCGGAGCTGTGCTGCCCCTGTATGGTGGCCCACCCTCGGCTGCCACCGCTGCCTCACCGCCCGGCCCGCCACCCGGCACAGCTGACTCGGTCTGGAGACCCTGGTGA